From Xiphophorus hellerii strain 12219 chromosome 9, Xiphophorus_hellerii-4.1, whole genome shotgun sequence, a single genomic window includes:
- the nipa1 gene encoding magnesium transporter NIPA1, with product MADNSWLTGAPLGIAIAVISSFINGSTFVLQKKGILRSRDKGCSYLTDVVWCSGTLCMIIGQVGNFLAYNLAPAVIVTPLGALGVLFGAVLASWILEERLNVLGKLGCIICCCGSVVLITHAPKAVATSRQELEDGLSDPVFVTYILLVVLALVTLIVWVAPAHGTSNIMVYVAICSLLGSFTVPSSKGLGLVAPDVFGEGQPNVGAVALFLGLLGALAVSILIQFFFINKALECFSSNIFEAIYYVTFTSTVIFASALLFKEWTGLTFTDGLAMLCGLTTVCVGVILLRISQEAVITWKEKKERKKTD from the exons ATGGCCGATAACTCATGGCTGACTGGAGCTCCGCTGGGGATAGCAATAGCCGTAATATCAAGCTTTATTAATGGCTCGACATTTGTCCTGCAGAAAAAGGGAATACTGCGGTCTCGTGACAAAG GGTGTTCGTACCTTACAGATGTGGTGTGGTGCAGTGGAACGCTGTGCA TGATCATTGGTCAAGTTGGGAATTTCCTGGCGTATAACCTGGCCCCTGCTGTGATTGTTACACCATTAGGGGCCCTTGGAGTACTGTTTGG AGCAGTCCTGGCTTCTTGGATCCTGGAGGAGCGTTTAAACGTCCTGGGGAAACTCGGCTGCATCATCTGTTGCTGCGGCTCCGTCGTGCTCATCACTCATGCCCCTAAAGCGGTGGCAACGTCAAGGCAGGAGCTTGAAGACGGACTGTCAGATCCAG TGTTTGTAACCTACATCCTGCTCGTGGTGCTGGCCCTGGTCACCCTGATCGTGTGGGTCGCTCCAGCTCACGGGACGTCCAACATCATGGTGTACGTCGCCATATGTTCGCTTCTGGGAAGCTTCACCGTCCCGAGCAGCAAAGGACTCGGCCTGGTGGCTCCTGATGTGTTCGGCGAAGGACAGCCAAACGTCGGCGCCGTGGCTCTCTTCCTTGGCCTGCTGGGGGCGCTGGCGGTCAGCATACTGATCCAGTTCTTCTTCATCAACAAGGCCTTGGAGTGCTTCAGCTCCAACATATTTGAAGCGATATACTACGTGACGTTCACGTCCACTGTGATTTTCGCTTCTGCCCTTCTGTTCAAGGAGTGGACGGGACTCACGTTCACCGACGGCCTCGCCATGCTCTGCGGCCTGACAACGGTGTGTGTGGGAGTGATACTCCTTCGAATTTCCCAGGAAGCTGTGATTACCTGGAAGGAGAAAAAGGAACGGAAAAAGACGGACTGA